AAAAATCAACAACTTGAGGATGCACTCCTTGAGCTTGCGCAAATCGCTGGAGGACAATATGGCGAAACTGTATGCACAGAAGATAACGAATAACGAGATGAATACATTAACAGGTGAGGCGTGGAAAATTGAAGATGTGCCGATGTTGTGGAGAGTAGAGGTAGAGGAGTTGTTGAATGTTGAAACTATTGACCAGTGACAAAGCACTCCACTTTCTCTATTCATTCTTCCTAGCATCAATCTGGTGGCCTCTTGGCATTGTGTTTGCAATAGGCAAGGAGATGTATGATTGGTTCAAGTACGGCAAAAAAATAGGGTGGAGCGAGTTTAGAAAAATGATGTTTGGTGATTTGATAGCCGATGGTATCGGTATTATCATGGGGATAATTTTAGTTCTTGGAGTACGACATGGAATTTTTTAGAGAAGTATTGCCACTATTGCTAGTGGTCTTGGGTGGCGGTGGAATAGTAAACACGATTATTATTCGACATTACACGAAGCACGATCAAGTAAAGGAGCTTTGCAAAGTGAACAATCGACAAGCGGAAGAATTAGTTATCTTATCCTCTAGTATGAGCGGTATCATGAAAGTGCTTTCCCTGCTCGTAGATGCATTACATGAGAAAGGTGTTCTCAACGGAAACTCCATAGAAGTAAAAAAAGAGCTTACCCTTGCAAAAAAGCAACTGGACGAATATACTAAACAAAAGAAAGACAAAGGTCTTTTTGTAGGAGAATGATATGGCAAAGAAACTGACTTTAATAATGTTAACGGTCGCCTTTGTGGTCGGTTGTGTTGGTGCGTTCGTTCCACAGTTTCTAATGGAAAGCTACACCAATTTTTTGAAAGGCTTTGCACCACTTTATATCTCATTGATTGCTAGTATTGGAGCAAATAGTGCAGTAGAGAAGTACAAAAAATGAACATATTAGGAATTTTAGGGGCAGTTATTGGACTGCTTTTAGGACTTGTAAGTTTACAGGGTAAAAAGATATCCAAGCAAAAAGCCGATATACGCAAAAAGGAACAGGAGCTTGTATCAAAGACTGCTTTAACAAAAGCAAGCGAAGATATTAGAGAGCAAGACAAAAAGCTCACAGACAAAGAGGTCGTAAAAGCTGATAAAATAAAGGGGGCAAAAGATGAAAAAGAGCTTACTGATGTTATCAATACTGCTATTGATGATTTTAATAAGTTGTAGGTCAACAAAAGACTTTGTACTCTTTTCCGATAATATAGCCCCTCCCACTCGACCAGAGCTAACAAGGCTCACAGATGATGATATTCTACAGCAATTTAGAGTTTTAAGTGAGAACCTAATCAAAGCAATGACTACTATTGAACGTTGGGAAGTTTATCAAGATAATCAAGACTACTACTACACTAAAGTAGTACATAAATAACCTCCTTCAAAAAAGTTTAACTCCTTTTTCCCCTCTCCGGAGGGGTTTTATTTTATTTAGTGAAATATTTATAACAAACTTGTTGACAACAATGTTAATATTTGTTATATTATATATAGAAGGAATTAGAAAGGAGTTAAATATGAGTTTAGGCAAGTTACTTTCACTAGCAACAAAAGGAAAGGTTAAGGTCGGCAACATCTCAATTTTTAAGGGGCAATCAGCCCCTTTCTATGTTGAGAAAAGTGATACAATCATACCGATAAATTCGGTTAAAGAATTGAAGGAGGTTTTAGTTGAAACTGTTTCAAATTAAATACAATAAAATAGAGCTAGATGTTCACGCCATAATTGACGCAGACGGTCGGGCAGAGGTTACAAACGTGTTTGTGGGTGACATTGATATTTACGACTTGCTTTCAATTGAAGTGCTACACGATATAATAGAGAGGGTAGAAAATGAAACCTGAAATTTTAGCTCACCCCAATATCCCAAAACCTTTACACGGTCTAGCACCTAGAACAATCTTTGGTGCTACTTGGTGGAAAAACGAGAGGGCAGACGCCATAGCTAAACAAGAGTCAAAGTGTGCAAGTTGTGGAGTTCACTTACAAGACGCAGAGTTCCACAACTGGCTAGAGGCTCACGAGTACTACGACATTGATTTTGCAACAGGAAAAGCTGTGTACAAAGAGGCTGTAGCATTGTGTCATTCTTGCCATCAATTTATACATTCAGGCAGGTTGTTGGCAGTTTTAGAAAAAGGGGAGATTAGTTTTGATCGAGTTCATAGGATTGTCGACAAAGGCTTAGACTTGTGTTTCGCTTTTGACGTTGTGCCATATATTGGACTGCAACCCTTAGTTGAATATTTGGGGATACCTTGGCAGAGTTTTTGGCAACCTGATTTTTACGCACCTTGGTCGGAGTGGCGATTAGTTGTTGACGGCAAAGAGTACAAGGGTTTTGATACTATCGAAGATTGGGCAGAAAAGTACAATGCAGAAATTACAGAGGAGGACAGACTGTTATGGTCAGTTTGGTGACAAATAAGGTTGTTGTAGAAGGCAACTCCCTTACTGTCTTGCTACCAGAGGGCTATAGGGAGTCCATAGAGCAATTATTGGGCAAAAAAGGGGGTTGGATACATCTACACGTTGGAACCCCCCAAAAACAGCGTTCTACGGGTCCACGAAGTGAGAACAATTTAATACACGGCAGTTGTGCTTTAATTGCTGAACAACTGGGATACTTAGAAACAATGGGCAAGGGTCAGGCAACTGAATATGTAAAAGACGCAATGAAACGAATGGCAGTTGGCTCTCGTGGTTATCCCACAACTTTCAACGAGATAGATGGACACGAAGAGCCTATGAGTCTAGCTTTTGCAACAAGTGAACAGGCTCAAATGGTTATTGACACCATACTAGACTTTTGTTCATTTCAAGATTTGTGGTTGGTTCGATATAACGACAAAAATGAACCTGAAATGTATTGGGTTTCAAGTGGAAAGGCTATACAATAATGTTAAAGTGTGTTATATTTATATAAGGGGGATATATGACATTAAAAGAATTTAGGGAAAAACGGTTCATTTCTAGAAAAAAGATGGCTAAGATGGCTAATGTTTCAGAAATGACAATTTACAGATGGGAGGTTGGGAAATCAAAGCCCCAACTCGACAAACTAATAACTCTTATCGCAGTTTTTGGGCAAGAGATATTAGAGTGCTTTGAGTAGTTAAAATTTACTATAAAAGGAGTTAAATATGGTAAATCAAGGAACAATAGGGAAAGAAATTGCGAAAGCTCTCCCTGATTTAATGGCAGAGATGAAAAACGCAACGAACAGTAAGAAAGGGTATGGCTACAATTACGCGCCTCTTAATGAAATTTTAGACGTAGCAAGACCAATCTTAGCTAAACATCACTTTAGCATTAACCAGTTTGTCGGCAACCACGAAGGAATGGTAACGGTCACTACAAGGCTTATGCACCAGTCAGGCGAGTATATTGAAAGCACAATGGTGTTACCTTTAGCAAAAGTTTCAGGGGCGAATGACGTTCAACAAATGGGTGCTAGTATAACTTACGCTAGACGTTATATGTTGACTTCTATCTTGGGGATTGCAGGAGAAGAAGACACAGACGGCAATCCAGATGGTGATAAAAAACCACCTAAAAACCAGACTAAAGCACCACCAAAAGCTCAAACT
This region of Bacteroidia bacterium genomic DNA includes:
- a CDS encoding helix-turn-helix domain-containing protein, with amino-acid sequence MTLKEFREKRFISRKKMAKMANVSEMTIYRWEVGKSKPQLDKLITLIAVFGQEILECFE
- a CDS encoding ERF family protein; this translates as MVNQGTIGKEIAKALPDLMAEMKNATNSKKGYGYNYAPLNEILDVARPILAKHHFSINQFVGNHEGMVTVTTRLMHQSGEYIESTMVLPLAKVSGANDVQQMGASITYARRYMLTSILGIAGEEDTDGNPDGDKKPPKNQTKAPPKAQTNVENDKIDKAIKMTEAYLKANEKRILIEDLDVMKDHFNELKKQPDDNQKYLDIRDFYSSVQNYIKGLEGA